DNA sequence from the Candidatus Hydrogenedentota bacterium genome:
GCCGCGACGCCTTTGCTCCTGGCCGCCTTCGCAACGCTGCCGCCGCTGAGGTTCATGAACGTCAGCGGCTTAAGCAGGTAAACCCGCCGGCCGGCGTGCATGCCCTCGGCCCACAGCCCGTCGTGCTTTTCCCGGTCAAAAGACGCGGAACACCCGGCCGCAGCCCGGTCCGCCACGCAAAAGCCCAGATTGTGGCGGGTGTCCCGGTACTGGGCGCCGGGGTTTCCCAATCCTACCACCAGTCTGGAACCGCACAAACCATTCACCTCGGGGGCTGTTCAGGCCGCTCGTCGGAAGGGGAGGGGACTACTTCCCCTCCTCCGCCTGTTCCTTGGGCTCTGCCGCCGCCGCCGCCACCGGCTCGGCCTCGGCAGCCGCCGCAGCCGCAGCCTCGGACGCGCTGACACGCGGCATGTGCACAGACGCGACGGGAAGCTCTGAATCCGTCAGCAGGGTGACCCCCTCCGGAATGGAAAGCATCGAAACGTGGTATGCGTCGCCGATGTTGAGGTCCGTGGTGTCCAGGATGAACTTCTCGGGCACCTGCGTCGCCAGGCACTCGACCTCAACCTCGCGCACTTGGTGCTCCAGCAGGCCGCCCTCGGCGACCCCCTTGCAGCGCCCCGTCAGCTCGACGGGAACCATGGTGCGGATGGTCTCGTCCATGCGGATGCGCACGAGGTCCACATGCGTGGGGTTGTACTTGAGCGGATGGCGCTGCACCGACTTGACGATGGCCGCGGTGTTCATCGCGGGCTGGTCCTCGCAGACCAGGCTCACAATCGGGTGCGTGCCCGCCGCCGAATGGAGCAGCCGGTCAAACTCCTTGCCGTCAATCTCCAGCGACATCGCCTCTTCCCCGCCGCCGTAAAGCACGCCGGGAACCCTGCCCGTGCGCCGGACCGCGTGGGCCATGCCCTTCGTTCCGGTGGCGCGGCTGCTGACACTCAACGTCTTCAGTTCCATTGTTCAATTCTCCCAGAACATTTTCTCGTTTTCAGACCTGAAACAAACTGCTCACGGACTCGTTGCGGTGGATGCGGCGGATGGCTTCCCCGATCAGGGGGGCCAGCGAAAGCACCCGGAACCGGGGATTCGCCGCCGCACGCGCGCAAAGGGGCACCGAGTCGCACACCAGGAGCTCCTCGATGACCGAATTCTCTATGTTGTCCAGCGCCGGGCCGCTGAAGACCGGGTGTGTCGCGCAGGCCCGCACGCTCAGCGCGCCATGCTCTTTGATGGCGCGCGCCGCCTTGACCAGCGTGCCGCCCGTGTCAATCATGTCGTCCAGAATCAGCGCGTGCTTGCCCTCGACCGACCCGATGACGTTCATCACCTCCGACTCGTTCTCCCGCGGGCGCCGCTTGTCCACAATCGCCAGGGGAATCGCCAGGCGGTTCGCAAACTCACGCGCCCGGCGCACGCTCCCCATGTCCGGGGAGATCACAATCATGTTCTCCTGCAGCTTCTCCTTCCAGAGGCACTCGCAGAAAACGATGTCCGCCGCCAGATGGTCGAGCGGGATGTCAAAAAAACCCTGAATCTGCCCGCTGTGCAGGTCCACCGTGAGCACCCGGTCCGCCCCCGCAGCCGTGATCAGGTTCGCCACCAGCTTGGCCGTGATGGGAACCCTCGCCTTGTCCTTGCGGTCCTGCCGGGCATACCCAAAATAGGGGATCACCGCCGTGATGCGCTCCGCCGAGGCCCGTTTGACGGCGTCAATCAGGATCAGAAGCTCCATCAGGTGCTGGTTCACCGGCGGCGAGGTGCTGTTCACCAGGAAGACGTCCCGCCCCCGGATATGCTCCTGAATCTGAACCCGGATTTCCCCGTCACTGAATCCGCTGACCACCGCCTCGCCTTGACGCACGCCCAAATGCTCGCAGATTCCCCGCGTCAGCGCCTGAGACCCATTGCCGGAAAAAATCTTCATTTCCACGGAACCGTCCACGATAAAGGCCTTCCGCTCCTGGTTGCCCGCATCAGAAACCGCCCCGGGACGGTCTCACTTTGTCTGACTGGCTGGGGCGGCTGGACTCGAACCAACAATAGCCAGAACCAAAATCTGGTGCCTTACCAATTTGGCTACGCCCCATCCGTGTCGGCAGGGTTGCATGACTGGCCGCTTGCCGTCGTCCGTCCCGCCCGCCGCAAAGACCTCCCCACGCGAAAAGCGCCAAGTCGGCCAACGGCAAACGCCTCCGGAAGCACAAAAAAGACCAACGGCAACCCCCGGAGGGCACAGCGCGGTGAGTATAGCAGGAGATGCCGGACCATTGCAAAGCCTCTGTCCGGCTTCCAGGGCGGCGCCATCTAAGAATAGTTGCCATTCTCCGCATAATGCGATATAATTTCCCCGCGGCCAAGCATGGACAAACAGCATGGGATGATCGGTCATGGTGCCTGACTCGAAGACTGGAAAGACAGACGGAGCGGAAAAGCGCACACGTCAGCGGCTGGTGGTGCACCTGAAGAACGGGCGCACCGCCCGCGGCTTCTGTCTGGCACTCAACAAGGTCGCGGATGGATTCAACCTGGAACTCGTGGACGAAAACAACCAGTCCATTGAGAAGTCCGTCCACGTCCCCTTTGGCGAGCTGAAGGGGGTCTTCTATGTCAAGAGCTTTGACGGCCGCTTCAATCCCGAGCAGTTCCTCCAGGAAATCCCCGAGAACGCCCTCCCCGTCGTGCTGGAGTTTTTTGACGGTGAGATCGTCTCGGGCTTTGTCACTTCCCCCAAGTACATGCAGGAGCCCCGATTCCTCTTCATCCCGGACGATCCGAACGGCAACAACCTCAGCGTGCTGGTCGAAAGAACCGCGATCCTCTCCGGCATGACCCCCGAAGAGTACAAACAGCGTCTGCACAAAGAGTTCGAGAGTTTTCTGCACGACAAGGTTCAGCTGAGCGATGAAACCCAGACCGAACTTGAGGGGGACTTCTATTTCGGGAAGGGAAACTACCAGAAGGCCCTCCGGAAATACCGGGAAGTGGAGAAGACCGACAAAGCCTCCAAGCGCCTGAGCCGAAAGATGACGGCAACCCTCTTCAACGTGGGCATCTGCAACATCCGCAAGCACAGCTATGAGCGCGCCCTCCAGTACATGGAGATGGTGCTTGCCCGGGACCCCCAGCATGACCAGGCCATCAAACGGGTCGAGCAGCTCCGCGCCCACCTCCGCAAGAAACGCACGGAGCAGCCCTGACCGTTCCGGACGGTTGCATCCCCCCGCGCCGAATGTGACACAATAGAGCCGCCGTGCGGACATGCACTCCCCGCCGGCGAGGCGCCATGCGAAAACCTGCCCTTTGTCTGGCCGTGATTCTGGCGTGTTTCTGCGCCGCAGCCCCCCGCGCGGACGCGCAACGCCGCATCGTCCCGCGCCTGCCGGCAGTCGCGGAATCCCACTATCCCGCCGATCCGGACACCCTGCTCAAAACCCTGCGGTCCTTCTATGACGCCGCAGACGCCCCCGAAGTCACTTCGTTCCTGGCTGCCTGCATTGCATCTCCGGCCCCCTACGGTCTTGCGGGCAAAGTGTCCGCCCATGCCTTCAAGAGCCTGAAGCCGGGACAGTATGAACGGGTCATCATTCTCACCAGCGCGCACACTGCGGACATTGAGGGGTGCTCCCTTCCCGAGGTGGACGCCTTTCTCACCCCGCTGGGCCCCGTGGCGCTCGACCAGGAGGCCGTCAGACGGCTCGTCTTTTCCCCCCTGTTCTCCGTCCAGGCCCTGAATTACAGCGAGAAGGGAAGCAAGCGCGGCCGGGTGCATGAGTGGGAGCACGGCATTGAGACCCTCCTGCCCTACCTTCAGGAGCGCCTGCTGGAATTCAAGCTCGTCCCCGTTGTCATCGGAAGTCTCACCACCCCCAGCGGAAAATTCAACCCCGCCGCCGCGGACAGCGTGGCGAAGACCATCCGCCCGCTGCTGGACGACCGGACCCTGCTGGTGGTCAGCAGCAGTTTCACGCATTTCGGCAACGACTTCAGCAACCGCCCGTTCAACGAGAACATCCAGAAGAACATCGAGCGTCTGGACCGCCAGGCCTTTGAGTGCCTGCTCTCCCTCGACGCGGCCGCCTTCCAGCGCTACATGGAGGACACTGAAAACGTTATTGACGGGGAAAACTGCATTCATGTCCTTCTGCGCCTGCTGCCTCCGGGCACACAGGCCCGTATCCTCGCCTATGAGGTGTCCTGCGCCCTCACCGGCGACATGAACCGGTCCGTCAGTTTCTCCGCGTTCACCTTCCACGACCCGGCCCGGCCTGCGGCCGCGCCGCAGCCCGACAAGGTGAGGCCCCTGCCCATGCCCGGTATTCCGGCAGGGACGCCCCCCGCGCCGCCCACACCCGAAGCCGCGCCCGGGGAAAAGGCGAAAACGGCGAAGCAGCCGAAAAAGGAAACCCCATGACCGGCGCGCCCCCCCTGACGCAGGAGGAAAAGCGCGCGCTGCTCCGCATCGCGCGCGACGCCATTGCCGCCTTTCTCAGCGGGCGGGCGCTCTCCCTGAAGGACTACCCCCTGACGGAGTCGCTCGCGGCGCACCGGTGCGCCTTTGTCACCCTGCATGACGCCGGGGGCGGACTGCGGGGCTGCATCGGCACCCTGGAGGCCCGGGCCTCCCTCGCGGAGACCGTGCGGGACCATGCCGTCCACGCAGCCTGCCACGACCCCCGGTTTTCCGCCGTGACTTCGGGGGAACTGGACGCCCTCTCGGTGGAGATTTCCGCCCTGGCGCCGGGCGAGGTTCCCGGCACCCCGTTCCTTCCCGTGGCAAGCCTGGATGAGATCGTTGTGGGCAGGGACGGGCTGTACCTCACGCACCAGCCAAGCGGGCGCGGGGGCGTGCTGCTTCCCCAGGTGCCGGTGGAGCAGGGCTGGAACCTGAACGCCTTCCTGGAGGGGCTCTGCCGAAAGGCGGGCCTGCCTTTCCGTGCCTGGGAAAACCCGGACTGCCGCCTTTACCGGTTCTCCGCGGAAGTCTTCGGGGAGCACGATTTTCCCCGCCACTCCTGAGCCGCCGCGCCCCTAAAAGCGCTTGATCATCAGCACGGCGTCCTCCCCCGTGCGCTGGTAGTATCCCGGCCGCCGCCCCTCCGGCACGAAGCCCATCCGCTCGTACAGGCGGATGGCGGCCGTGTTTCCATCGCGCACCTCCAGCCGCGCCAGCGCGGCGCCGAGGGCAAACGCGCGCGCGAGCAGGTATTCCATCACCTGCCGCCCATAGCCGCACTGCCGGTGTTCCTCGGCCACCGTCACCCGGGTGATGTGCGCCTCGTCCAGCACCAGCCAGAAGCCCGCATAGGCGACCACGTCATCCCCCAGCAGCCCCACATGCAAATGGGAGCAGGACGTCTCCAGCTCGTGCCGGTACATCCCGTGCGTCCAGGGATCCGGATAGGCCTGGCTCTCCAGCAGCAGCACCGCCGGAAGATGCGCGGCGCTGAAAGCCTCAAACCGCAGGGGTGCGGAAGCCATGTCAGCCCCTCCCCCCGCCCGGACGCTCCGCCTGGGCCTTGCGAAGATACACCGGAACCGCCAGCGCCGGATCGGTCGGCGCGCCCGCCGCCTGACGGCGCACGCCCTCCAGCGCCACAAAGGCCGCCCGGGGCGTGTTTCCCGGCGGGGGCACGATGCGGGCGTCTGGAAGCGCAGCCTGAATCTCCGCGCTGTACCGGTCGGCGCCGTCGCCGACAAAGACGACCGTTCCCCCGGTTCCCGGCATATCCCCCAGGAGACCTGCAACCGGCGCGACCCGGTCCCCGCCGACCTTCTCCAGCCCGTCCGGAGTCACGAGGTAGAACGCGCCAAAGACCTCCCCCATGCGCGCATCGAGCAGGGGGACGACCAGCCCGTCCACCGGAGGCGCGGCATGCGCCAGCGCATCCAGCGTGGGCACACCCACCAGGGGAAGACCGCGCGCCAGGGCGAGCCCCTGCATGGCGGAGGCCCCGATACGCAGGCCGGTGAAGGAGCCCGGCCCCGTCGCCACCGCCAGAAGGGAAAGCCGCTCCAGACTCACCCCGGAATCGGAGAGCACATGGTCAATGAGGGAGAAGAGCCGCTCCGCGTGCAGCCGCTTGCCGTCCACCACCACCTCGGAGCAGATGCGGACGGAAGGGGAGGAGGGGGGACCCCCGGCCCGGCACACGCCGACGGCGCACCATCCGGTGCTGGTGTCCACGGCCAACACCGTGGGGGGGGGGCTGATGGAGGTGGTCATGTGGGAAGTTCCCGCCCCGTTGGCGGACGCCCCGGCGGGGCGTCAGGTTGTCTGCGTGTCACCCTCTGCGCCGCGCGCCCCCGCCGCGACCTTCTCCTTCATCATCTTCCCCGGCTTGAACGAAACCACCGTCCTCCGCGAGACGGGCACCTGTTCCCCCGTCCTCGGATTCCTCCCCACGCGCGCCGCCCGGCGCTTCACCTCAAACACGCCAAAATCGCGTAGTTCCCACCGGCCACCGCGCACCAGGGTCTGCGTCAGGGTGTCAAAGGCGGACTCCACAATGCGAAACACGTCGCTCTGTGTCATCCCCGTCTTGCTGGCGACAAGCATCACCAACTCCCGCTTTGTAATGGTCACGGATGGGGCTCCTTCCCTCTGGAACTGTCCGGCGTCTTTCCGGCTGCGGCGCGGATCCGCCGTCTTCACCGGAAACGCCCGCCGGCGCCCGGGCACCGACGCCCTAATAGTACCCAATCCCCTCCAAGGCGAGTCAAGTTTTCGCGGCCGGCCCAAACCGCCGGCGGGGACCGCTTTCGACCACAGGGCGGGCATGCTGACAGCGGCGGGCAAACTCAGACACACCCGGGCAGGCGCGGCCTGCATTCGGAAAGGGGCCGCGCCGCCGCCTTCTCCGCACCCGGTGACGGATCGAATAATCTGCGGCCGCAGGGCGTTATAAGGGTGGGATGTGTCCGTCGCCCCCTTTGAAAACGTCTCCTGATGACTATGGAATCACGCCACCCAGCATAAGGAACACCCGATGGAACTCGACGCGGTTCTGCTTGCACGCATTCAATTCGGTTTCACCATCGGCTTTCACTACCTCTTCCCGCCCCTGACCATCGGGCTGGCCTGGCTCATGGTCATCATGGAGACGCGCTACTGTTTCACCGGTGTCAAGGTCTACGAGAACATGGCCCGGTTCTGGACCAAGCTGTTCGCCGTCACATTCGCCGTGGGCGTGGCCACGGGCATCGTCATGGAGTTCCAGTTCGGGACCAACTGGGCCGACTACTCGCGCTTCGTCGGCGACGTCTTCGGCTCGGCCCTGGCGGCCGAGGGCATCTTCGCCTTCTTCCTGGAATCCGGGTTTCTGGCCGTGCTGGTCTTCGGCTGGGACCGCGTCTCCAAGCGGGTTCATCTCCTGAGTACCTGGCTGGTGGCCCTGGGCTCGACCCTGTCCGCCGTCTGGATTGTTGTCGCCAACTCCTGGCAGCAGACCCCCGCCGGATTCCACGTGGTCGGGGAGGGCGCCGCGCGGCGCGCCGAGATCACCGGTTTCTGGGAGATGGTCTTCAACCCGTCGGCCATGCACCGCCTGAATCACACCGTCATCGGGGCCCTCATTTTGGGCGCCTTCTTTGTGATGAGCGTCTCGGCCTTCTACATCCTGAAGAACCGGCATCTCGACTTCGCGAAACGCTCGTTCACCATCGCGCTCGTGGTGGCCTTTCTGTCCTCGTGGGGCATCCTCTTTTCCGGGCACCTCCAGGCCAAGAAGGTCGCGGAGACCCAGCCGGTCAAGATGGCGGCCTTCGAGGGGCACTTCAAGTCCGACGGCGGCGGCGCCCCCCTCTATTTGTTTGGATTTCCCGACAAGGACGCCCGCACGGTGCGCGGGGGGATGGCGGTTCCCGGCATGCTGAGTTTTCTCATTCATGAGAGTCTCACCAAGCCGGTTCCCGGGCTGCTCGACCTGTCGGAGGACGAGAACGACTGGCCGCCCCTGGGCATGACCTTCCAGACCTACCACCTCATGGTGGCCATGGGCATGTTCCAGATCGGCGTCAGCTCCCTGGCTCTGTTTCTGCTGTGGCGCAAGCGCCTCTTCGAGCAGCGCTGGCTGCTCTGGACCTTTGTGTTTGCCGTGGTCACCCCGTACATTTCCAACCACGCCGGATGGATGGCGGCCGAGATCGGGCGGCAGCCCTGGGTGGTCCAGGGCCTGCTGCGCACCTCCGACGGCGTCTCCAAGAACGTCAGCGGGGGGCAGATTCTCGGGTCCATCCTCATGTTTGGGTTTGTCTACCTCATGCTCTTCCTGGTGTGGATCTTCGTCCTGAACAGCAAGATTCAAAAGGGGCCCGACCCCGGCGGGGAAGGGGAGCCCGCGGACGGCATGAACACGGGGTTCCTGGCCGTCGCCGAAAACCGGGCCGACCCCTCCGGACCTTCCATGGGCTCCGTGCACAAACAGTAACCGCCCCGCCTCGCGGCGCACAACACGGGAAACGCGGCCATGACCTACCTGAACGAGATATGGTTCCTCCTCCTGGGCGTCCTGCTGACAGGATACGCCGTCTTGGACGGCTTTGACCTGGGGGTGGGCATCCTGCACCCCTTCGTCGCGAGGGACGACCGGGAACGCCGCATCCTCATGAACGCCATCGGCCCCCTGTGGGACGGCAACGAGGTGTGGCTGGTGACCTTTGGCGGGGCCATGTTCGCCGCGTTCCGCGATGTCTACGCCACGGTCTTTTCCGCCTTCTACACGGCCTTCATGCTCCTGCTGTGCGCGCTCATCTTCCGCGCCGTGTCCATGGAGTTCCGGAGCAAGCAGCCCCACCCGGCGTGGCGCTCCCTGTGGGACTGGGCCTTCTGCCTGTCCAGCCTGACGGCCTCCCTGCTTTTCGGCGTGGCCGTGGGAAATGTGATGCAGGGGATCGCCATTGACGCCGCCGGGAACTACACCGGCACCTTCTTCGACTTCCTGAACCCCTTCAGCCTGCTCACGGGCCTGCTCGTGGTGGCGCTTTTCGCCTTCCACGGGGGCCTTTACCTGACACTGAAGACCGGCGGGCCGCTGCACGCCCGGATACTGCGCGCCTCCTGGACCGCTTATTTCTGCCTCCTCGCGCTCTATCTGGCCGTCAGCGCCTATGCCGTCGCCGCCGTGCCCTCGGCCACGGTCAACTTCCGGTATCTCCCCGCCGCCTGGATCATGCCCGTCCTGCATCTGGCCGCCATGATCGCGATTCCCCTCCTGATGCGCGCGGGCCGGACCGGTCTTGCGTTCCTCGCGAACAGCTTCTGCATCACCGCCTTTGTGTTTCTGTTCGCGGTGGCCATGGCCCCGAACATGGTGTATTCCTCCCTCGACCCCGGATACACCCTGACCATTTACAACGCGGCGTCGAGTCCCAAGACCCTGGGCATCATGCTGGTTATCGCCCTCATTGGCATGCCGCTCGTTGTGGCCTACACGGTGATCATCTACCGCGTCTTCCGGGGCAAGGTGGAGCTGACGCCCGAGAGCTACTGACCCGGCGCGGAGGGCGCCGTTTCGGGGGCCGGTTCCCCTGCGGCCGGAACGGGGTGGCGGCTCCACCACGAGGCCGCGACGCTTCCCGTGAGGATGCAGATGAACACAAAGGCCGCGCAGGGGAGCGCCGCCTTCTCGCCGAAGAACTGTATGGCCAGCACCACCCCCAGCCCGGCGTTCTGCATCCCGACCTCAATGCTGAGCGTCCGGCGCCGGGAAACCGGCATACGGAACATCCGGCCCGCCCCGTAGCCGAGCGACATTCCCGACAGGTTCAGCGCCAGGCAAACCCCCAACACGAGGAGCGTGGTCTGGGCAAGGGCCTCCCTGTTCATGGCGATGACCAGACTGCAAATGAACACGATGAACAGGGCCGAGAGCGCCGGAAAGACGGGCTGCGCCCGCTCCACCTGCCGGGGAAGCAGCACCCGCAGCCCAAACCCGGCCAGCAACGGCCCGATGACGGTGAGCAGCAGTTTCAGGAACATCTCCCAGTACTCCACGTCCATTTCCGCCCCCGCGAGTTTCAGGACCAGCAGGGGGGTCAGCACCGGGCAGAGCAGGGTGGAGGCCGTCGTCAGCGACACGGAATACGCGGTGTCCGCCTTGGCCAGGAAACTCACCACATTGCTTGCCATGGCGCCCGGCGCGGCCCCTGTCAGAACCAGGCCGACGGCCAGATCGTCGGGAAGGCGGAGAACCCGGGCGATGGCCCAGGCGGAGAAGGGCATGATGGTGTACTGCGCGGCGGTGCCCACGGCGACCGCGCCGGGCGCCCGGGCAATGTTCACAAAGTCGGCGGGCCGCAGCGCGGCGCCGATGCCGAACATGGTGAGGGCAAAGAAATGGTCCAGATAGCCCTTGAGGGAGAGAACCGGCCCGGGAAAGCGGTATGCCAGCAGGCCGAACAGAATGACCCAGAGGGTGAAGTGCCCCGTGCAGAACTCCAAGAACGCCTTGACCCGGTCACTCACGCATGTCCTCCCGCAGCGGAGGCGGTCTGTCAGGCACGCACCGCCTTGGAAAGCTGCTCGATCGTCTGACGCATCACGGGGTCGGTCTTCACCGCCTTGGACACCTTTTCGCACGCGTACAGAACCGTGGTGTGGTCCTTCCCGCCGAAATACTCGCCGATGTCGTTGAGCGACAGGCTCGGAATGAGCGTCTTGCAGAGGTACATGGCCACCTGGCGCGGCTGGGAAATCTGCCGCTGGCGGCTGCGCCCGCGCAGGTCGGCGATGCGCACGTCGTAATGCTCCGCCACCACGCGCTGCACCTGCTCGATGGTCACCGGCCGGATTTTCTCCGATCCGATGAGGTCCTTGAGCACGGTCTCCGCAAGCGACATCGTGACCTTCTCCCCGGCGAGGCGGCTGTACGCGAGCACCGTCGTCAGCGCCCCCTCCAGCTCGCGGATGTTGGCCGTGATGTAGGTCGCGACATAGCGGAGGATGTCCGGGGGCACCGTGATGCCCTCGTCCCGCGCCTTGTTCTGGAGGATCGCGATGCGCGTCTCCAGGTCCGGCGGCTGGATGTCCGTCACCAGGCCCCATTCAAACCGCGACACCAGCCGCTCCTCGATGCCCTGCAGCTCCTTGGGGCTGCGGTCGCTTGCGATGACGATCTGCTTGTGCGCGTCGAACAGGGTGTTGAACGTGTGGAAGAACTCCTCCTGCGTCGCCTCCTTCCCCGTGATGAACTGGATGTCGTCAATCAGGAGGACGTCCACCTTGCGGTACTTCGCGCGGAAGCGCTGGGTGTTCTTGTCGGCGATGCTCTGGATGAGCTGGTTCGTGAACTCCTCGGAGGAAATGAAGACCACGGACAGGCCGGGCTGGCGGGCAAGCACCCCCTGGCCCACCGCCTGCATGAGGTGCGTCTTGCCAAGACCCGTGCCGCCGTAAAGGAAGAGGGGGTTGTACGCATTGCCGGGGGATTCGAAGACGGCCCGCGCTGCGGCGTGCGCGAAGCGGTTGCCCGCGCCGATCACGAAGCGGTCGAAGGTGTAGCGGGGGTTAAACCCCGAGAAGGCCTGGCGAACCCGGGCGACCTTCGCCTTGGCGGGCCCGGCGGGCGGCGCCGCGCGGCGCTCCTCCGGCGGGGCGGACGCCTGGTTCGCGGCGACGGAAAACCGCACGCGCGCGCACTCGGGCACCACTTTCTTCAGCGCCGAGAGCACCACGTCGGTGTGGTGCTCCTGCAGCCAGTTTGCAAAGAACTGGCTCGGCACGGACACCTCGAAGACCTGGTCCTCAAAGCCGCCAAAGCGCGTCTGTGAGAACCAGTTCTTGTAGGTGTGGCCGTCCACGGCCCCCTGCAGATGGACCAGTGCCTGGTCCCAAAGCGTTTGTTCGCGTTCCACCGTTTCTCCCGCCGCGTCGTGCATGACAACGTTCCTGCAATGAGTCGAATTGAGGGCGCACCCCGCCTCCGCCTAACCCCGCTTGAATTGTCTTTCGTTGCGCCCCGCCGCACCGTCTGTCCGCCCGCGCACTGGGCCAGATCAACCATGCGCGAAGTGTGAGTTTGCCCCACGCCGCCGCCCTTTGTCAAGGGCCGTCTTTAAATGCTTTGCCCTCTTGGACTTTCACCGCGCGCCACGCGGCGTCCATTTCGCAGGGCGTGCAAGATGAGAGGTCCAGACCCTGCCCGCGAAGCAGTTCAAGGGCCGCGCGCGCCCTTCGTTCAAGCGTGTCCGTGGCCTCCAGCAGCCGCCGCGCGGGGTCTGTGCGCAGGAAACGCGCCGCGTTCACCGCCGCGAGCAGAAGGTCTCCCAGTTCGCGGCCCGCGTGCTCCGTGTCCCCCGCGCGCAGCGCGGCGCGCATCTCCTCCAGCTCCTCGCCGATCTTGTCCAGCACGCCATGGATGTCGGGCCAGTCATAGCCCGCCGCGCTCACCGCGTCCTGCCGCGCCATGGACGCCAGTAGCGCGTCCTGTCCGTCGTGTGCCATGATGCGTGGTCTCCCGTGTTGTGAGACCCCGAGTGTAGGGCATCGCCGCCCCTCCCGTCACGCTTTGTTTGGCGTCACCCCGCGCGGGCGGGTATCATGGGAGGAAATTTCAGGAGAGTTTTCCGCCATGCGATTCCCAGACACATCGAAACCCGTCCTGGCCGTCACCATGGGCGATGTCAACGGCATCGGCCCCGAAATCCTCGCGAAGGCGCTCGCGGGGGACGTCCCGTGGAAGACCTGCGTCCCCGTTGTCTTCGGTTCGCCGCAGGCCCTGGAGGACGCGCGCCGCTTCGCCCCCGGATGCCCGCCCGCTGTGGCCGTTTCCTCCGTGGCGGAGGCCCTCACCGCAACCGGCGGTGTGCCCGTCCTCTCCTGCGGCAACGGGGGGCCGGCACCCGCCCCCGGCACCCTCGACCCCGCCGCGGGCGCGGCGGCCGTCGTCTGGATTGAGGGCGCCGTGCGCGCCGCCATGGCGGGCCAGGTCAGGGGCTTGGTGACCTGCCCCATCAGCAAGGAGGCCATCCTGGGCGCCGGGTGCCCTCACACGGGACACACCTCCCTGATCGCGGCGATGACCAGCAGTCCCGACTACCGGATGTGCCTGTTCACCGACACGCTCCGCATCATCCACATCACGGCCCATCTCTCCATGCGCGACGCCGTGGAGGCCGTCAAGAAGGACCGCATTCTCAAGAGCATCCTCCTCGCCGATGCGGCTCTCAAGCGCCTCGGAATGGCGGCTCCGCGCATCGCCGTCGCCGCGCTGAACCCCCACGCGGGGGAGGCGGGCGCCTTCGGCTGCGAGGAAATCCAGGAAATCGCCCCCGCCGTCCGCGAGGCGGCGGAGTCCGGCGTGGACGTCTCCGGGCCGCACCCGCCGGACACCGTCTTCCGCCGCGCCTATTACGGAGAGTTTGACGCCGTCATCGCCATGTACCACGACCAGGGGCACATCCCGCTCAAGCTGGTCGCCATGGACGAGGGGGTCAACG
Encoded proteins:
- a CDS encoding cytochrome ubiquinol oxidase subunit I encodes the protein MELDAVLLARIQFGFTIGFHYLFPPLTIGLAWLMVIMETRYCFTGVKVYENMARFWTKLFAVTFAVGVATGIVMEFQFGTNWADYSRFVGDVFGSALAAEGIFAFFLESGFLAVLVFGWDRVSKRVHLLSTWLVALGSTLSAVWIVVANSWQQTPAGFHVVGEGAARRAEITGFWEMVFNPSAMHRLNHTVIGALILGAFFVMSVSAFYILKNRHLDFAKRSFTIALVVAFLSSWGILFSGHLQAKKVAETQPVKMAAFEGHFKSDGGGAPLYLFGFPDKDARTVRGGMAVPGMLSFLIHESLTKPVPGLLDLSEDENDWPPLGMTFQTYHLMVAMGMFQIGVSSLALFLLWRKRLFEQRWLLWTFVFAVVTPYISNHAGWMAAEIGRQPWVVQGLLRTSDGVSKNVSGGQILGSILMFGFVYLMLFLVWIFVLNSKIQKGPDPGGEGEPADGMNTGFLAVAENRADPSGPSMGSVHKQ
- a CDS encoding bile acid:sodium symporter family protein, which encodes MSDRVKAFLEFCTGHFTLWVILFGLLAYRFPGPVLSLKGYLDHFFALTMFGIGAALRPADFVNIARAPGAVAVGTAAQYTIMPFSAWAIARVLRLPDDLAVGLVLTGAAPGAMASNVVSFLAKADTAYSVSLTTASTLLCPVLTPLLVLKLAGAEMDVEYWEMFLKLLLTVIGPLLAGFGLRVLLPRQVERAQPVFPALSALFIVFICSLVIAMNREALAQTTLLVLGVCLALNLSGMSLGYGAGRMFRMPVSRRRTLSIEVGMQNAGLGVVLAIQFFGEKAALPCAAFVFICILTGSVAASWWSRHPVPAAGEPAPETAPSAPGQ
- the cydB gene encoding cytochrome d ubiquinol oxidase subunit II, whose protein sequence is MTYLNEIWFLLLGVLLTGYAVLDGFDLGVGILHPFVARDDRERRILMNAIGPLWDGNEVWLVTFGGAMFAAFRDVYATVFSAFYTAFMLLLCALIFRAVSMEFRSKQPHPAWRSLWDWAFCLSSLTASLLFGVAVGNVMQGIAIDAAGNYTGTFFDFLNPFSLLTGLLVVALFAFHGGLYLTLKTGGPLHARILRASWTAYFCLLALYLAVSAYAVAAVPSATVNFRYLPAAWIMPVLHLAAMIAIPLLMRAGRTGLAFLANSFCITAFVFLFAVAMAPNMVYSSLDPGYTLTIYNAASSPKTLGIMLVIALIGMPLVVAYTVIIYRVFRGKVELTPESY
- the dnaA gene encoding chromosomal replication initiator protein DnaA; this translates as MHDAAGETVEREQTLWDQALVHLQGAVDGHTYKNWFSQTRFGGFEDQVFEVSVPSQFFANWLQEHHTDVVLSALKKVVPECARVRFSVAANQASAPPEERRAAPPAGPAKAKVARVRQAFSGFNPRYTFDRFVIGAGNRFAHAAARAVFESPGNAYNPLFLYGGTGLGKTHLMQAVGQGVLARQPGLSVVFISSEEFTNQLIQSIADKNTQRFRAKYRKVDVLLIDDIQFITGKEATQEEFFHTFNTLFDAHKQIVIASDRSPKELQGIEERLVSRFEWGLVTDIQPPDLETRIAILQNKARDEGITVPPDILRYVATYITANIRELEGALTTVLAYSRLAGEKVTMSLAETVLKDLIGSEKIRPVTIEQVQRVVAEHYDVRIADLRGRSRQRQISQPRQVAMYLCKTLIPSLSLNDIGEYFGGKDHTTVLYACEKVSKAVKTDPVMRQTIEQLSKAVRA
- the pdxA gene encoding 4-hydroxythreonine-4-phosphate dehydrogenase PdxA; translation: MRFPDTSKPVLAVTMGDVNGIGPEILAKALAGDVPWKTCVPVVFGSPQALEDARRFAPGCPPAVAVSSVAEALTATGGVPVLSCGNGGPAPAPGTLDPAAGAAAVVWIEGAVRAAMAGQVRGLVTCPISKEAILGAGCPHTGHTSLIAAMTSSPDYRMCLFTDTLRIIHITAHLSMRDAVEAVKKDRILKSILLADAALKRLGMAAPRIAVAALNPHAGEAGAFGCEEIQEIAPAVREAAESGVDVSGPHPPDTVFRRAYYGEFDAVIAMYHDQGHIPLKLVAMDEGVNVTLGTSIVRTSVDHGTAFDIAGTGRARHESLLSAIVMASLLAAKGFAS